One Pyrococcus furiosus DSM 3638 genomic region harbors:
- a CDS encoding proteasome-activating nucleotidase, with product MSEDEAQFHGNYDDYVTYLKRRIRQLELQVRMLEADKERLERELSRLRSEMSRLRQPPAFAGSVIEVLDDDRAIVQNYNGPRFVVRIAPWIDKSKLRPGTRVALDQRTMAIIEILPASKDPAVLGFEVVERPNVTYNDIGGLKKQLQELREAIELPLKHPELFEEVGIDPPKGVLLYGPPGCGKTLMAKAIAHEVNATFIRVVGSELVRKYIGEGARLVHELFELAKEKAPTIIFIDEIDAIGAKRLDETTGGEREVNRTLMQLLAEMDGFDPRGNVKVIAATNRPDILDPALLRPGRFDRLIEVPLPDFEGRLEILKVHTRRMKLRGVDLRLIAELTEGASGADLKAIATEAGMFAIRERRTYVTQEDFLKAIDKVLGNEKKIIQQIMSHEVIYG from the coding sequence ATGAGTGAGGACGAAGCTCAATTTCACGGTAATTATGATGATTACGTCACTTATCTAAAGAGAAGAATAAGACAGCTAGAACTTCAAGTGAGAATGCTTGAGGCAGACAAAGAAAGGCTAGAGAGGGAGCTCTCAAGGTTAAGGAGTGAAATGTCAAGACTAAGACAACCACCAGCTTTCGCAGGAAGTGTCATAGAAGTTTTAGACGATGATAGAGCAATAGTACAAAATTATAACGGACCCAGGTTTGTCGTTAGAATTGCACCATGGATAGATAAGAGCAAACTAAGGCCAGGAACAAGGGTAGCCCTTGACCAAAGAACAATGGCAATAATAGAAATACTACCAGCTTCAAAAGACCCAGCAGTCCTGGGATTTGAAGTTGTAGAGAGGCCCAATGTAACGTATAACGACATTGGAGGACTCAAGAAACAACTCCAGGAACTTAGGGAAGCAATAGAATTACCATTAAAGCATCCAGAACTGTTTGAAGAAGTTGGAATTGATCCTCCAAAGGGAGTTCTGCTCTATGGACCACCTGGATGTGGAAAAACTTTAATGGCTAAGGCAATAGCTCATGAAGTTAATGCTACATTCATTAGGGTTGTGGGAAGCGAGCTCGTTAGGAAGTACATTGGAGAAGGTGCCAGGCTAGTCCATGAGCTATTTGAATTGGCAAAAGAAAAAGCTCCAACAATAATATTCATTGACGAAATTGACGCAATCGGCGCCAAAAGGTTAGATGAGACCACAGGTGGAGAAAGAGAAGTAAATAGAACACTAATGCAACTCTTAGCTGAAATGGACGGGTTTGATCCAAGAGGAAATGTAAAAGTAATAGCAGCTACTAACAGGCCAGACATCCTCGATCCTGCTCTTCTCAGACCAGGTAGATTTGACAGGCTTATTGAGGTTCCATTACCAGACTTTGAAGGAAGACTGGAAATCCTAAAAGTCCACACAAGAAGGATGAAGCTAAGAGGAGTAGATCTAAGACTTATAGCAGAGCTAACAGAGGGGGCAAGTGGAGCGGATCTAAAGGCCATAGCTACAGAGGCTGGTATGTTTGCAATAAGAGAAAGAAGAACTTATGTAACTCAGGAAGACTTCTTAAAAGCCATAGACAAAGTGTTAGGCAATGAAAAGAAGATCATTCAGCAGATAATGTCACATGAAGTCATTTACGGCTGA
- a CDS encoding Lrp/AsnC family transcriptional regulator, producing MPRENVELTNRQVELLRKLYKEGKTIEVHTVEKTQDELAEELGITRQALSNHLKILKELGYIRTGRGFIDLTEKALELLGEKRGDVFIFVKIEPTKRKEVYEAIKKLKVKKIYRVTGEIDLIIEADKSKLDEILEQIAVLDGVKETVTHVVLGVL from the coding sequence ATGCCAAGGGAGAACGTTGAGCTAACTAACAGACAGGTAGAACTTTTGAGGAAGCTTTACAAGGAAGGGAAGACGATTGAGGTTCATACTGTAGAAAAAACTCAAGACGAGCTTGCAGAGGAGTTGGGAATTACGAGACAAGCTCTAAGTAATCACTTAAAGATTCTCAAGGAGTTAGGGTATATTAGAACTGGGAGAGGATTCATTGATTTAACTGAAAAGGCTCTTGAACTTTTGGGTGAGAAGAGGGGAGACGTATTTATTTTTGTCAAAATAGAACCAACAAAAAGAAAAGAGGTTTATGAGGCCATTAAAAAGTTGAAAGTGAAGAAGATTTATCGTGTGACGGGAGAGATAGATTTAATAATTGAGGCAGACAAGAGCAAATTGGATGAGATATTGGAGCAAATTGCTGTTTTGGATGGGGTGAAAGAGACCGTCACTCACGTTGTTCTTGGCGTTCTCTAA
- the priL gene encoding DNA primase large subunit PriL, with product MLDPFSEKAKELLKEFGSMNEFLQAIPSLVDIEEVMNRLKFAKESEISEDILNIEDIRDLASFYAQIGALAYSPYGLELELVKKANLRIYTERIRRRRKIRSDEIGIEVKIAVEFPENDIKTLEKVYGGLPEYIVSLREFLDLVPDEKLSSYYVYDGNVYLRKDDLLKVWSKAFERNVEKAVNIIYEIRDELPEFYRRLAGEIRSFAEKEFSDKFREVQAGELKHHLFPPCVKNALRGVPQGMRNYAITVLLTSFLSYARICPNPPRRNVKIRDCIKDMRVITEEILPIIIEAGNRCSPPLFEDQPNEIKNIWYHLGFGYTANPTLEDSGNSTWYFPPNCDKIKANAPQLCTPDKHCRYIRNPLTYYLRRLYLEEKRRAKHADEGSDKGGKERILQ from the coding sequence ATGCTAGACCCATTTAGTGAGAAGGCCAAAGAACTACTAAAAGAATTCGGATCAATGAATGAATTCCTTCAAGCTATCCCCTCTCTTGTGGATATAGAGGAAGTCATGAATAGGTTAAAATTTGCAAAAGAATCCGAAATCTCCGAAGATATTCTGAATATAGAGGATATACGAGATTTAGCAAGCTTTTATGCCCAAATAGGAGCATTAGCTTACTCCCCATATGGACTGGAATTGGAACTAGTAAAGAAGGCTAATTTGAGAATATATACAGAGAGAATCCGCAGAAGAAGGAAAATAAGGAGCGATGAAATTGGAATTGAAGTAAAAATAGCAGTTGAATTCCCAGAAAACGACATAAAAACACTTGAAAAAGTCTATGGTGGCCTTCCAGAATACATAGTTTCCCTAAGGGAGTTTTTAGATCTAGTTCCAGATGAAAAACTCTCCTCTTATTACGTCTATGATGGGAATGTGTATTTAAGGAAGGATGACCTCTTAAAAGTGTGGAGCAAAGCTTTTGAGAGAAACGTTGAAAAGGCCGTGAATATAATTTACGAAATAAGGGACGAGCTTCCAGAGTTTTATAGAAGACTTGCAGGAGAGATAAGATCTTTTGCCGAGAAAGAATTTTCAGATAAGTTTAGAGAGGTTCAAGCAGGAGAACTAAAACACCATCTATTCCCTCCCTGTGTTAAAAATGCTCTCAGAGGAGTTCCACAGGGAATGAGGAACTATGCAATAACGGTATTGCTCACGAGCTTTCTAAGCTATGCAAGGATATGTCCAAATCCTCCCAGGAGAAATGTAAAAATTAGGGACTGCATTAAAGATATGAGGGTAATAACCGAGGAAATACTTCCCATAATAATAGAGGCCGGGAACAGATGCTCACCTCCACTATTCGAAGATCAACCAAACGAAATAAAGAATATATGGTACCACTTGGGCTTTGGATACACTGCAAATCCTACCCTTGAAGACAGCGGGAACTCAACATGGTACTTTCCCCCTAACTGTGATAAGATAAAGGCAAATGCTCCACAGCTTTGCACTCCTGACAAGCACTGCAGATACATTAGAAATCCCCTAACATATTATCTAAGGCGTCTTTACTTAGAAGAGAAGAGGAGGGCCAAGCATGCTGATGAGGGAAGTGACAAAGGAGGAAAGGAGCGAATTCTACAGTAA
- the engB gene encoding GTP-binding protein EngB — protein sequence MATIVFVGRSNVGKSTLIYQLTGKKVRRGKRPGVTRKIIEIEWRNHKIIDMPGFGFMAGLPKEVQERIKDEIVHFIENNAKNIDVAVLVVDGKAAPEIIERWEKRGEIPIDVEFYQFLTDLEIPTIVAVNKIDKIKNVQGVIYFLAEKFGVPFSEIEKVFVPISAKFGTNIEVLKGRINEIIRERQEQRE from the coding sequence ATGGCAACTATAGTGTTTGTAGGTAGATCTAACGTCGGAAAAAGTACTCTAATTTATCAACTCACTGGAAAAAAGGTTAGAAGAGGAAAGCGCCCTGGAGTAACTAGAAAAATAATAGAGATAGAATGGAGAAACCACAAAATTATAGATATGCCGGGATTTGGTTTCATGGCAGGACTACCCAAAGAAGTCCAAGAAAGAATAAAGGACGAGATCGTCCACTTCATCGAGAATAATGCAAAAAACATTGACGTTGCAGTTCTTGTAGTTGATGGAAAAGCCGCTCCTGAAATCATTGAAAGATGGGAAAAGAGAGGAGAAATTCCAATAGATGTAGAGTTTTATCAGTTTCTTACTGATCTAGAAATTCCAACCATTGTGGCAGTAAATAAAATAGACAAAATCAAGAACGTCCAGGGAGTTATTTACTTCCTAGCAGAGAAATTTGGGGTTCCATTTAGCGAGATAGAGAAAGTGTTTGTCCCAATTTCAGCAAAATTTGGAACCAATATCGAGGTTTTAAAGGGGAGAATTAATGAAATAATTAGAGAACGCCAAGAACAACGTGAGTGA
- a CDS encoding Clp1/GlmU family protein has protein sequence MEVNKASLTYDVPEDREYATKRILSLKRPSKIMVIGDVDTGKTTLIVYLANELISRGFKVAIVDADVGQKGILPPATISLALADMKFSSLSELKPLIHYFVGSITPSQFFGEMIVGTMRLSEIGKKFADYVLIDTTGMIYGSGVELKRLKIEAVKPDLILALEKKEELNPIVSGFEDKTIKLKVSENARSYSRSERRQIRQEKWRKYFENAKIVSFSLENVVVTGTSLFQGSDIREEEKSLLERLFKWVILHGRRIGDKYFVVKADVAEVPRVVDKNVVRYFDFEKLSNLLVGLLNEEGLCLGVGIIKGINFGEKRIDILTPVSEIENVREIRFGRIRVREDGEELGILDREAL, from the coding sequence ATGGAAGTTAACAAAGCATCTTTAACTTATGACGTCCCAGAGGATAGGGAATATGCTACAAAGAGGATACTTTCCCTCAAAAGGCCTTCAAAAATTATGGTAATCGGAGATGTCGATACTGGGAAGACGACACTCATTGTCTATTTGGCAAATGAGCTTATATCGAGAGGATTTAAAGTTGCAATAGTCGATGCTGATGTTGGTCAGAAAGGCATTCTTCCCCCAGCCACAATAAGCTTAGCTCTCGCTGACATGAAATTTTCCTCTCTAAGTGAGTTGAAACCCTTAATTCACTATTTTGTAGGTTCTATAACTCCTTCCCAGTTTTTTGGAGAGATGATTGTTGGAACTATGCGCTTGAGTGAGATTGGGAAAAAATTTGCTGATTATGTGCTAATAGATACAACTGGGATGATATATGGCTCAGGAGTGGAATTGAAGAGATTGAAGATAGAGGCCGTTAAACCAGATTTAATACTTGCCTTAGAGAAGAAAGAAGAGCTAAATCCCATTGTTTCAGGATTTGAGGACAAAACGATAAAACTAAAGGTTAGTGAAAATGCTAGGAGTTATTCTAGAAGTGAAAGAAGGCAAATTAGGCAAGAAAAATGGAGAAAGTATTTTGAAAATGCAAAAATCGTTAGTTTTTCTCTGGAGAATGTTGTTGTTACGGGAACATCATTATTTCAGGGGAGTGATATAAGAGAAGAGGAAAAATCCCTTTTGGAAAGGCTCTTTAAATGGGTAATTCTTCATGGAAGAAGGATAGGGGATAAGTATTTTGTGGTTAAAGCAGATGTTGCGGAAGTGCCTAGGGTAGTGGACAAAAATGTTGTTAGGTACTTTGACTTTGAAAAGCTTAGCAATCTCCTTGTAGGTTTACTAAACGAGGAGGGCTTATGCCTAGGAGTAGGAATTATTAAAGGCATAAACTTTGGGGAAAAAAGGATAGATATCTTGACTCCAGTCTCTGAAATTGAGAATGTCAGGGAAATAAGGTTTGGTAGGATTAGGGTAAGGGAAGATGGTGAAGAGTTGGGAATACTGGATAGGGAAGCACTTTAA